The region TCGGGGTAGGCGGACCCGCCCGACGGTAGTTCACCCGGTCAGCGGGCGACAGTGCGATCAGTCACGCGTCGACTGGTCCAGGGAGTCACGGACCGCGGCGGCCAGCGAGACCGCCTCGGCCAGGTCCACCGGCCGGACCACCCCGGCGGGCAGCGCGTCTGCTCGCCAGCCGGGGCCGGCCGCGAGCGCCAACAGCGGGCGGCGGGGCGCGGCGAGCAACGCGCTGAGCTGGGCCGGGTCGGCGGTGGCGCGGGTGTGCGACCAGAGCACCACGGCGGCCGGTCCGGTCCGGTTGACCGCCTCGACCAGGGCGGCCACCGGCACCCGGGCGCCGAGCATCCGGTAGCTGACCCCGGCCTCCGCGAGAGCCGCGGCCAATGCTTCCAGTGGCAGGGTGTGCTGCTCCTCGTCGGCGCAGGAGAGCAGGATGCGGGCCGGGCCGGTGGGCACCCTGACCCGACTGGCCGCCGCGAGGGCCTCCGAGACGCAGCGGGACACCAGGTGTTCCACCTCGATCAGGCCGGCGGTGGCGGCGTGGCGTTCACCGATGCCGGCGAGCACCGGACGTAGCAGTCCCTCCCAGGTGGCGACGACCCCGCTGGTGGCCAAGGCGTGCGCGATCGTCTCGCTGATCACCGCCGCGTCCAGGCGCATGGCGGCTCGGGCCAATCCGCGGGCTGCCGGCCCGGCGCGGCCCACCGGGATGCTTCCACCGCCGTCGCGACCAGGTGCGTGGGTGCGGCCGGGGGCGACCGTGCCGTTGGATGACGGGTCCGGTGCCTGGCGGGCCCAGCGGGCCGCCTCGGCGGGGCTCACCCCCTCGGTGGTGAGGCGTCGCATGATCTCGAGGCGGGCCAGATCGGCCGGCGTGTAGCGGCGATGGTGACCGGGGACGTGTTCACTGGGCCCGAGCCCGTAGCGCTGGTGCCAGGTGCGAAGGGTCGTGACCGCGACCCCCAGCCGGCGTGCGACCGCACCCGCGCTCAGCGCCTCATCGACCACCCGACCGCTCCGCCGTGTCGTCCGCCGGTCCGGGCGGGGTCACGGCCAGGCTGGATGTGCCGGACGTGGACCCCGTGGGGCGCAGCAGCCGGTTCACCACCCCACCCAGCCAGGGCGCGTACGACCGGGGGTCGCGGTCCAGTTCGGCTTCCAGCGCGGTCGGGTCGGCCCACCGCAGCTCGGCCACCTCGCCCAGGTCCGGCAGCAGTGGAGCAGAGGGCAGGAAGTCGCCCCGCAACACGTGGTCGTACTCGAATTCGACCCGACCGGTCGCCGGGTCCTCGGCGTAGTAGACGTAGACGCCGACCTCGGTTAGCTCGACCGGGCCCGCGCCCAGTTCCTCGCGTAGCCGCCGGTTGGCGGCCTCGGCGAGCGACTCGCCCGGCTGGGGGTGGCCGCAGCAGGAGTTGGCCCAGCGCAGCGGGAACCGGGTCTTGACAGCGGCTCGGCGCTGGAGCAGCACCTGGCCGTCCGGGTCCACCAGCAGCACGGAGAAGGCCCGGTGGAGTTGCCCCGGCGGCTGGTGCGCGGCGGCGACGGTCGTCTCGCCGTTGGCCTTGCCGGTCTCGTCGACCAGCTCGACAAGGTGCCCCTCGCGACCGCTCATCGACCGTCCCCGGTGATCCGGCCGGCGGCGAGCTTGCCGGAGATGAGCACCATCGGCACGCCGACGCCCGGCTGGGTCCCGGAGCCGACGAAGACCACGTTCGACAGCTTGCGGTGCAGGTTGGACGGGCGGAACGGGCCGGTCTGGAAGAGGGTGTGGGCGGCGGCGAACGGCGTGCCGGCGGCCATCCCCTGCTCCTCCCACTCGGCCGGGGTGATCGCCCGCAGCACCTCGACGCCGGCGCCGAAGCCGACGTAGCCGCGCTCCTCCAGGGTGCCGATCAGCTGGTCGCTGTAGCGCTGGGTCAGGTCGCCGCGCCACTCGAACGGAGCCCGGTGCAGGTTGGGCACGGGGGCGAGCACGTAGTAGGTGTGCCGGTCCGCAGGGGCCACCGACGGGTCGGTCCGGCTCGGGTTGGTCACCAGCAGCGACGGATCGGTCATCAGCTCACCCCGCCGGATGACCTCATCGAAGGTGCCCTTCCACGCGCGTCCGAAGTGGATGTTGTGATGCGCGATCTTTTCATATGCCTGTCGGGAACCGACGTGCAGAACGACGCAGGACGGCGAGTAGGTGAGCTGTCGTGCCGGAGCGGCCGGGAGCAGGTCCCGGTAGGCGACCGGCAGGTCGGGGTTGAGCACCACCACGTCCGCCGGCACCAGTTCCCCGTCGGCGGTGAGCACTCCGGTGGCCCGACCGTTCGCGGTCTCCACCCGGGTCACCGTGGTGTCGTACCGGATCTGCACGCCGTGCTTCTCGGCCGCGCCGGCCATCGCCCTGGAGACCGCGTGGATGCCACCGCGCGGGAAGAAGACCCCGGCCACCGAGTCGAGGTACGCGATGACGGTGTAGATGGCCAGCGCGTCGTGCGGCGCGAGGCCGGCGTACATCGCCTGGAAGGAGAAGATCCGCTGGGTACGTGGGTCCCGGAAGAATTGGTTGATCTTCGTCTGGAGCCGACGGAAGGCCCCGCCGGTGAGCAACTTGAGCAGGTTGCCGGTGAGCAGGTCGGTCGGCGCGTCCAGGTTGCGCTCGATGAAGTCGGCCCGCTCCAGACGCCACAGCTCCCGCGCGTAGTCGACGAAGCGCAGGTAACCGTCGGCCTCACGCGGCCCGCAGACCCGGGAGATCTCGGCGGCCATCCGCGTGGTGTCGGTGAGCACGTCGAGGGTCGAGCCGTCCGGGTAGTACGCCCGGTAGGCAGGGTCGAGCGGGGTCAGGTCGAGCCAGTCGCGCAACTCCTCACCGACCGCGCCGAGCGCCTCGGCGATCAGGTCGGGCATGGTGAGCACGGTCGGACCGGTGTCGAACTCGTAGCCGTCCACGGCCAGTCGGCCGGCGCGCCCGCCGGGCACCGGCTCGCGTTCCAGCACTGTCACCTGCCGGCCACTGCCGGCGAGGTGCAGCGCGCAGGCGAGCCCACCCAGCCCGGCCCCGACGACCACCACCCGGTCCGTCCGTCCTGTCACCGTCCGCACGTGACCACCTCCTTGCTCAAGTCGCTCATCAGGCCCGCCGGTTGGCAGCGGCGGTGGCCAGCCCGGTCAGTGCGGTCCGCGCCGTCTGGTCCACGGGTGCGGCGTCGAGCGCCGCCAGCGCGTCACCCACCCGCTCGGCGATCATCCGCTCCACCCGGGTCACCGCACCGGTCTCCACGACCAACTCGGCGAGCCGGTCGACCGGTCCGCCGGCGGCCCGCTCCAACGCCCGGAACTGCGCTGGCGTGGCCAGCTCCCGGGCCAGCATGAGCAGCGTGGTCGGCTTGCCGGTGCGGAGGTCGTCGCCGGCCGGCTTGCCGGTGGCGGCCGGGTCGCCGTAGACGCCGAGGAGGTCGTCGCGCAGCTGGAACGCCTCGCCGACCGCCAGGCCATAACGGGTGTACGCGGAGACCAGCGGATCGTCGAGGGGGACGCCGGCCAGACAGGCCCCGAAGAGCAGTGGTCGCTGGACGGTGTAGCTGGCGGTCTTGTAGCGGGCCACCCGCAGCGCCCGGTCGACCGACCAGTTGGCCGGGTCGTTCTCGCCGAGCACGTCGAGGTACTGCCCGGCGACCGTCTCCACCCGCATCTGGTCGTAGCAGCGGCGAACCTCGAACAGCCGGGCCGTCGGCACCGTGGCCTGGGCCAGCAGTCGATCGGCCCAGACCATGCAGAGGTCACCGATGAGCACGGCGACCGCCTCGCCGAACCGGGCGGGATCACCTCGGTGGCCGGCGGCGATGTGCTGTTCGGCGAGCGCGACGTGCGCGGTGGGCCGGCCTCGGCGGGTGGTGGACGCGTCCATCACGTCGTCGTGGACGAGGGCGAAGGTGTGCAGCAGTTCGAGCGAGGCCAGCGCGGGCAGGACCGGGGGCAGTGCCTCGGCGGCGCCGACCGCGCCGCGCCACCCCCAGTAGGCGAACGTGGGCCGGATCCGTTTGCCGCCGACGAGGACGGCGTCCCGCGCGGCTGCGGCGAATCGGCCCATCGACGGGTCGATCTCGGCGAGGGTGTCGACCTCGGCGGTGAGGAACGTGCTCAGGGTCTCGTGGACCGCCGTGATCAGGTCCTGGGTGTACGCGGCCAGCACGGCGCGGACCGGATCGTCCCCGTCCCCTGGCCCCGCCGGCGCCACGCGGGTCGCGTTACCCGCAACTGCGTCGTTGGCCATGTGGCTGAGCGTACCCTAGGCTACGAGTTGCGTCGATTGGTGCGTCGATAAATGAGGAGGGCCGGTGGAAACTGATCTCACCGCTGCCTATGAACGGTGCCGTGAGCTGCACAAACGTCACGGCCGCACCTACTATCTCGCCACTCGACTGCTTCCCGCTTGGAAACGACGACATGTGCACGCCCTCTACGGGTTCACCCGGTACGCGGACGAGATCGTGGACCGCACCGAGGACCTTCCCCAGGTCGAGCGGGCTGCCCTCCTGGAGGACTGGGCCAGCCGATTCGTGTCCGGCCTGCACGGAGCGCCCGTCGACGACCCGTTGCTGCCGGCGGTCCTGCACACGATCGCCGTCTTCGATCTCGACCGGGACGACTTTGCGTCGTTTCTGAAGAGCATGGCGATGGACCTGACCGTCAGCTCCTACCCGACGTACGACCACCTGCTCGACTACATGGAGGGCTCGGCGGCGGTGATCGGCACGATGATGCTGCCGATCCTGGGCAGCTCCGACCCGGCGGCGGCCCGGGAGCCGGCACGGCAGCTCGGCTTCGCCTTCCAGCTCACCAACTTCATCCGGGACGTCGCCGAGGACCTCGACCGAGGTCGCACCTACCTACCGGACGAGGACCTGACGAAGTTCGGTGTGACCCGCGAGGAGCTGGCCGAGGCCAGCGCCCGGGGCCGCGGTACGCACCGGACCCGCGAGCTGATCGAGTACGAGGTGACCCGCGCCCAGGCGCACTACGCCGCCGCCGCTCCGGGCATCACCATGCTGGCGCCGGCCTCACAGGCCTGCATGCGCACCGCGTACGCGCTCTACGGCGGCATCCTCGACGAGGTCGCCGCGCAGGACTACGACGTCTTCGCCCGGCGCGCCCTGGTGCCGCAGCGGCGACGGATGGCGGTGGCCGCGCGGGCTCTGCTCACCTCGACCGGTACACCGGTCACCATCCCCGGGCCGACGGTCCAACCGGAGACCCGGTGACCGCGAGCACGGCGATCGTGCTCCTCACCCGCGACCTGCGGGTGCACGACCATCCGGCGCTGGCCACCACCTGCGCCGCCTTCGACCGGGTGGTGCCGCTGTACGTGCTCGACCCGGCGCTGGCCGACCTGTCGGCCAACCGCACCCGGTTCCTGCATCAGGCCCTCGCCGAGCTGCGCGTCGAGCTGCGTGAGCGCGGCGGTGACCTGGTGGTGCGGCACGGTGACCCGGTGGCCGAGACGATCCGATTGGCCGGCGAGGTCGGCGCCACCGCCGTCGCGCTCTCCGCCGACGTCAGCCACTACGCCCGGCGTCGGGAGCGGCGGCTACGCGCGGAGTGCGAGCGGCACCGACTGCACCTGCGACTGTTCCCCGGGCTGACAGTGGTCGAGCCGGGTGCGCTCCAGCCCGGTGGCGGCGGCGACCACTACCGGGTGTTCAGCCCGTACCACCGGTCCTGGGCCGCCCGTCAGTGGCGCGAGGAGTTGGCCGCGCCGGACCACGTGGCGCTGCCCGGTGGCGTGCGCGTGGGCAGTCTGCCGAAGCCGCCGGCCGGGGAGTCGCCGGACGCGGCGGTCGGCGGCGAGCGGGTCGCCCGGCAGCGGCTCACCGACTGGCTGCCCGACCTGACCCGGTACGACGACCAGCACGACGACATGGCCGGCGACGACACCTCCCGGCTCAGCCCGTACCTGCGTTTCGGGTGCGTCTCGCCGCTGGCGGTGGCGAACCGCGCCGGGGACCGGTCCGGCCCGTTCGTCCGGCAGCTCTGCTGGCGGGACTTCTACTACCAGGTCACCGCGGCCTTTCCGGAGATCTCGACCGCGGCGTACCGGCGGGGTGCCACCGAGCAGTGGCGCTACGACGACGACGCGGTGGCTGCCTGGGCCGAGGGCCGCACCGGGATGCCCATCGTCGACGCCGGGATGCGACAACTGCGGACGCAGGGCTGGATGCACAACCGGGCTCGCCTGATCACCGCCGGCTACCTGACCAAGCACCTCGGGCAGGACTGGCGTGTGGGAGTGAAGGTGTTCTTCCGTTGGCTGCTGGACGGGGACGTGGCGAACAATTCCGGCAACTGGCAGTGGGTCGCCGGCACCGGCAACGACACGAAGCCCTACCGGGGGTTCAACCCGGTCCGGCAGGCCGAGCGGTACGACCCGGACGGCGACTACGTACGCCGGTGGGTGCCGGAGCTGGCGGGGGTGCAGGGCAAGGCGGTCCACCAACCGTGGCGACTGCCCGAGGCGCTCCGCCGGACGCTCGACTATCCGCCACCGCTCTCGGTGCCCGGCACCGACCCGGTCTGGCTGCGCTGACCTGCGTCAGAGGCAGGAGTGCAGCGCCTCGGCCAGTTCGTCGACCCGGTCGTGCTCGGCCAGGTGGGCCGTGGCGTACGCGAGGGTGTAGCCGCGCTCCGGGTCGGCCCACGCGCTGCTCCCGCCGATCCCGCCCATGCCCCAACTGCCGTCCGGCTCCCACTGCATGCCCAGCGTCCAGTGGGCGCGGCGGTCCAGCACCAGGTCCGGTCCGTCGTACTGGACGCGGGTCGCCTCCGCCACCAGCTCCGGGCTGAGCAGCCGGACGCCGTCGAGGACGCCGCCGGCCAGCAGGCCGGTGTAGAGCCGGGCCAGGCCGGATGCGGTGGCGTGCAGGTTGACCGCGGGCATCTCGGCAGCTCGCCAGAGCGGGCTGTTCAGCACGGCCAGGTCCAGTCCTCCGGCCGGGTTGCCCAACGCGCGCGCCCGCAACGATCCCGGCTCGCCGAGCATCCGAACCGGCCACTGCGGGTCGCCGTAGCGCATCTCGGCGCAGCGGCGTTGGTCCGCCTCGGTCAATCCGTAGCCGAGGTCGAGCCGCCACGGACCAGCGATCTCCTCGGCCAGGAACCGGCCCACCGACCGCCCGTCGACCCGCCGGACCAGCTCGCCCACCAGGTGCCCGTACGTCCAGGCGTGCTCGCCGGCCACCGAGCCCGGCTGCCACTCGGGGTCGGCGGCGGCCAGATCACCGGTGAGCAGCGCCCAGTCGGCGATCGTGGTGGCCGGCCGGGGCACCGGGAAGGCCGGGAGCCCGGCGGTGTGCGACAACACCTGGCGCACCGTGGCCGGCGTGCGGAACTCTGGCCAGTACCGGTCGACTGGCGCGTCGAGGTCGACCTGGCCCCGGTCGACGAGCATCAGCAGGCAGAGCGCGACCACCGGTTTGCCGACCGAGTAGACGTTGGCCAGCGTGTCCGGCCGCCACGGCTCGGCACCGGCCCGGTGACCCCCGATCAGGTCGACGACGGGCTGCCCGTCGTACCAGACGACCAGGTTGGCGCCGGTCTCCCGGCCCGAGGCGTGCAGGTCGTGGAAGCAGTCCCGGACCGGGGCGAAGCGTGCGTGCATCCCGTCACGGTAGGCGGCCCGGACCGGTGAGTGCGCCGACATTTCCGCCGACCCCGGTGGTCGGGGTGGTGTCGCTGGGGGATGCTGTTCCGGTGGCGGATCCGGAGCTGGTGGATGTGGTCGTGGTCGGGCTCGGAGTCGGTGGCGAGGAGGTGGCCGAACGGCTCGCCGACGCCGGCCTGAGCGTCGTCGGCGTCGAACGGGATCTGGTCGGCGGGGAGTGCCCCTACTGGGGCTGCATCCCGAGCAAGATGATGATCAGAGCGGCCAATGCCCTCGCCGAGGCCCGCCGGGTCGACGGGCTCGCCGGGACGGCACAGGTCCAGCCGGACTGGGCGCCGGTGGCGAAGCGGATCCGCGAGGAAGCCACCGACACCTGGGACGACACCGTCGCGGCCGAGCGGTTCGTCGGCAAGGGCGGCCGGCTCGTGCGGGGCAGTGGCCGTCTCGACGGTCCGCGTCGGGTCCGGGTCGGTGACCAGGTGTTCGAGGCCCGGTACGGGGTCGTGCTGGGCACCGGGACCCGTCCGTCGGTGCCCCCGATCGACGGCCTGGCCGACACGCCGTACTGGACCAACCATCAGGCGATCGAGGTCGAGAAGCTGCCGGAGTCGTTGCTGGTGCTCGGCGGCGGCGCCATCGGTCTGGAGTTGGCGCAGGTCTTCGCCCGCTTCGGTGTCCGGGTGACGGTGGTGGAGGCGCTCGACCGGGTGCTGGCCGTCGAGGAACCGGAGGCGTCCGAGGTCGCCGCCGCGGCGCTGCGCGCCGACGGCGTGGAAATCCACACCGGGGTACGCGCCGAACGGGTCGAACACGACGGCACACGGTTCACCCTGCGTGGCAGCGGCGGTGCGGCGTACACCGCCGACCAGTTGCTGGTGGTGACCGGGCGCAAGGCACACCTGGCCGAGTTGGGGCTGGAGACGGTCGGCCTGGACGGCAGCTCGCGTTTCCTGCCGGTCGACGACCGGTTGCACGTCACCGACCACGTCTGGGCGGTCGGCGACCTGACCGGTGAGGGCGCCTTCACCCACATCGCGATGTACCAGGCGGGGATCGTGATCGCCGACATCCTGGCCCGGGCTCGCCAGGCGACGGCGGGGGCGGATGCCAGCGGCACCTCCAGCGTGGTCGGGGGAGCGATGGGTGCGTCCAGTTCGCTGGCCGCCAGCGGGTCGAGCGGGTCGGCCGGTACGGTCCCGCGAGCCGACTACCGTGCGCTGCCCCGGGTGACCTTCACCGACCCCGAGGTCGGCGCGGTCGGGCTCACCGAGCGGCAGGCCCGCGAGCGCGGCATCAACGTGCAGGTCGGATTCACCAAGCTGAGCAGCTCGACCCGGGGCTGGATCCACCAGGTCGGCGACGAGGGCTTCATCAAGCTCGTCGCGGACGCCGACCAGGGCGTGCTGATCGGCGCGACCTCGGTCGGTCCGGCCGGCGGCGAGGTGCTGTCCGCGCTGGTGGTGGCGGTGCACGCGGCGGTGCCGCTGAGCCAGCTCCGGCACATGATCTACGCGTACCCGACCTTCCACCGGGCCATCGAGACCGCACTGCGCGACCTGTCCTGACGCCCGCCCAGCCGAGTCCAGAGTGCGCCGCGCCTGGCGATGCCGCACACGTGGCGGCTGGACATGATCCACTCGCGTTTCAGGAAGTCGCGGTATCCGGGGCACCTTGCACACCGCAATATCCTTGACAGTCGAGTCGATCACGACGGCCTGCCCCGGTGGCCGGACGTCAGGGTTCATGCAGCCGGAAGAGCGGTTTCGGCGTTCGGTGTTGCGCGCCGCAGGGGTCGGAATGGTCGGCCGTGGGAAGAATGCGGCAGCCGGCTAGCAAGCGCCGGGCAGTTTGCTGTTCATTTCTTTCATCCACACGACGTACGATTGCGACTGTGACCAAGCGGTTGACTGAAGTTGCCAAGAAGGCGGGCGTCAGCGAGGCCACCGTCAGCCGGGTGCTCAACGGCCGTGACGGGGTGTCGGAGGCGACCCGGACCGCGGTGCTGACCGCGCTGGACGTGCTCGGTTACGAGCGGCCGACCAAGCTGCGTGGCGAACGTGCCCGGCTGGTCGGGCTGGTGCTGCCCGAGTTGCAGAACCCGATCTTCCCGGCGTTGGCCGAGGTCGTCACCGGGACCCTCGCCCAACGCGGTTACACGCCGGCGCTCTGCGCCCGGACCATCGGCGGTGTCTCCGAAATGGACTACGTGGAGATGCTCCTCGACCACCAGGTCTCCGGGGTGATCTTCGCTGGTGGTTCGTACGCGCTCGCCGACGCGCGGCACGACCACTACCGTCGGCTGACCGATCGGGGTCTACCGGTGGTGCTGGTGAACGCGGGTGTGGACGAGCTGGGTTTTCCCCGGGTCTCGACGGACGACGCGGTGGCGGTGGAGCAGGCGTACGGGCACCTGCGCTCGCTCGGGCACGAACGCATCGGCATGGTGCTCGGTCCGGAGGGGCACGTGCCGTCGCGCCGCAAACTGGACGCGATGATCCGGGCCGCCGGCTGGGGTGAGGACGACGCCGAGTGCGTCCAGCGCTCCAGCTTCTCGATGGAGGGAGCACGGGTCGCCGCCACGAAGTTGGTCGAGCGGGGCGTCACCGGCATCATCTGCGCCAGCGACGTCCTGGCCCTGGGCACCATCCGTGCGGCCCGGCGGCTGGGCCGCTCGGTGCCGACCGACATCTCGGTGGTGGGCTACGACGACTCCGCGTTCATGACCTGCACCGATCCGCCGTTGACCACGGTCCGGCAGCCGATCGAGACGATGGGGCAGGCCGCCGTGGACCTGCTGGTCACCCAGATCGAGGGTGCCGGCGTGCTGCAGGACGAGCTGCTGTTCGAGCCGGAGTTGGTGGTACGCGGCTCGACCGCTCCCGCCCCCGGCCGCTAGCGACCACCACACCGACCGAGGCTTCCGGCCGTCGACCGCCCACGCGGTCGACGGCCGTTCCCGTCCCTACACCCACCCCACCCACCCCCACCCCACCCGCGACGATCATGGAGTTGTGGTGGGTGTCATAACGTCTGTAAAGCCCTTAAATCAGGCACCACAACTCCATGATCGACGCGCTCGGGCAGGGCTTGCCGCATCGACCTGTTCGAATGGGCCTTTATGGCGGGTTAAGGGCCGTTTTATCCCGGTGCTTTCAGGCTCTTGCCAACATCTGTCGTCATCATGTCGTGTCCTTTCGTCTCAGGGTCGACACCTTGCTGAAATGAGTCGGCCTCGCTACAGTGACTCCACTCACACCTGGCTCCGACGCAGCTACTGGGCGTCAGGTCGCATCACCGCAGATCAGCGAAGGTCATTGGAGACACCCGTTCCCGAAGGGATGGACAGATGTCCGTACCGCAATACCGAAAGGCTGCGGCGGTCGCGCTCGTGGCCGGCCTGGGGCTCAGCCTCACGGCGTGCTCCACGAAGAGTGACGACAAGGGCGCGACCGCTGGCGGCAAGGTCACCATCACGGTCGACTGCCAGCCCGTCGGTGCCCAGAAAGAGCTGCTGAAGAACTGGAACGACGATGTCGCCGAGTTCCAGAAGCAGAACCCGGACATCGTCATCAAGAGCGTCAGCGTCGGCGAGCAGTGCAACAACCCGCCGGACTTCACCGCCCGGCTGGCCGGCGGCACGGTGACCGACGTGTTCTACGGGTACATGACCGACGTCCAGCAGGTGCTTGACTCCGGTCAGGCGATGGACATCACCCAGTACGCCAACAAGGACACCGTTCCGACCTGGGACAGCATCGACCCCGCGCTGAAGGAGGTCTTCACCGACGGCGGCAAGCTCTACGCCGTACCGGTGAAGAACTACTCGATGGGCCTGATCTACAACAAGGCCCTGTTCCAGCAGGCTGGGCTCGACGTGAACAACCCACCCAAGACCTGGGCCGACGTCCGGGCCGCCGCGAAGAAGATCTCCGCGCTCGGCAACGGCATCGCGGGCTACGCGGAGTACAGCGCCGGCAACACCGGCGGCTGGCACTTCACCTCCCTGCTCTACTCGCAGGGCGGCCAGGTGCTCACGGCTGACGGCAAGAAGGCCGACTTCAACAACGCGATGGGCAAGCAGGTCCTGCAGAACCTCAAGGACATGCGGTACGGCGACAACAGCATGGGTGCCCGCCAGCTGCTCCAGTGGGGCGACCTGCTGACCAACGCCGGCGCCGGCAAGGTCGGCATGTTCATCGGTGCGCCGGACGCCACCCAGGCGATCGTCAGCCAGTTCCAGGGCAAGTTCCAGGACTGGGCGATGGCCCCGCTGCCCGGCCAGGACGGTGCGGCGAAGGGGACGCTCGGTGGCGGCGAGGGCTACTTCTTCAAGAAGGACCTCACCCCCGAGCAGGTCAAGGCCGGTCTCAAGTGGATCGCGTACCAGAAGCTCACCCCGGGCAAGGGTCAGTTCGACTACGTCCGGGCCAAGCCGCAGAACTACCCGGTGGGTCTGCCCCAGCCGCTGCTCTTCGCCAACGGCAGCGACGCGCAGAAGCAGGAACTGGAGCTGCGCAAGGC is a window of Micromonospora sp. WMMD961 DNA encoding:
- a CDS encoding MerR family transcriptional regulator encodes the protein MVDEALSAGAVARRLGVAVTTLRTWHQRYGLGPSEHVPGHHRRYTPADLARLEIMRRLTTEGVSPAEAARWARQAPDPSSNGTVAPGRTHAPGRDGGGSIPVGRAGPAARGLARAAMRLDAAVISETIAHALATSGVVATWEGLLRPVLAGIGERHAATAGLIEVEHLVSRCVSEALAAASRVRVPTGPARILLSCADEEQHTLPLEALAAALAEAGVSYRMLGARVPVAALVEAVNRTGPAAVVLWSHTRATADPAQLSALLAAPRRPLLALAAGPGWRADALPAGVVRPVDLAEAVSLAAAVRDSLDQSTRD
- the idi gene encoding isopentenyl-diphosphate Delta-isomerase; the encoded protein is MSGREGHLVELVDETGKANGETTVAAAHQPPGQLHRAFSVLLVDPDGQVLLQRRAAVKTRFPLRWANSCCGHPQPGESLAEAANRRLREELGAGPVELTEVGVYVYYAEDPATGRVEFEYDHVLRGDFLPSAPLLPDLGEVAELRWADPTALEAELDRDPRSYAPWLGGVVNRLLRPTGSTSGTSSLAVTPPGPADDTAERSGGR
- the crtI gene encoding phytoene desaturase family protein, producing the protein MRTVTGRTDRVVVVGAGLGGLACALHLAGSGRQVTVLEREPVPGGRAGRLAVDGYEFDTGPTVLTMPDLIAEALGAVGEELRDWLDLTPLDPAYRAYYPDGSTLDVLTDTTRMAAEISRVCGPREADGYLRFVDYARELWRLERADFIERNLDAPTDLLTGNLLKLLTGGAFRRLQTKINQFFRDPRTQRIFSFQAMYAGLAPHDALAIYTVIAYLDSVAGVFFPRGGIHAVSRAMAGAAEKHGVQIRYDTTVTRVETANGRATGVLTADGELVPADVVVLNPDLPVAYRDLLPAAPARQLTYSPSCVVLHVGSRQAYEKIAHHNIHFGRAWKGTFDEVIRRGELMTDPSLLVTNPSRTDPSVAPADRHTYYVLAPVPNLHRAPFEWRGDLTQRYSDQLIGTLEERGYVGFGAGVEVLRAITPAEWEEQGMAAGTPFAAAHTLFQTGPFRPSNLHRKLSNVVFVGSGTQPGVGVPMVLISGKLAAGRITGDGR
- a CDS encoding polyprenyl synthetase family protein, yielding MANDAVAGNATRVAPAGPGDGDDPVRAVLAAYTQDLITAVHETLSTFLTAEVDTLAEIDPSMGRFAAAARDAVLVGGKRIRPTFAYWGWRGAVGAAEALPPVLPALASLELLHTFALVHDDVMDASTTRRGRPTAHVALAEQHIAAGHRGDPARFGEAVAVLIGDLCMVWADRLLAQATVPTARLFEVRRCYDQMRVETVAGQYLDVLGENDPANWSVDRALRVARYKTASYTVQRPLLFGACLAGVPLDDPLVSAYTRYGLAVGEAFQLRDDLLGVYGDPAATGKPAGDDLRTGKPTTLLMLARELATPAQFRALERAAGGPVDRLAELVVETGAVTRVERMIAERVGDALAALDAAPVDQTARTALTGLATAAANRRA
- a CDS encoding phytoene/squalene synthase family protein → METDLTAAYERCRELHKRHGRTYYLATRLLPAWKRRHVHALYGFTRYADEIVDRTEDLPQVERAALLEDWASRFVSGLHGAPVDDPLLPAVLHTIAVFDLDRDDFASFLKSMAMDLTVSSYPTYDHLLDYMEGSAAVIGTMMLPILGSSDPAAAREPARQLGFAFQLTNFIRDVAEDLDRGRTYLPDEDLTKFGVTREELAEASARGRGTHRTRELIEYEVTRAQAHYAAAAPGITMLAPASQACMRTAYALYGGILDEVAAQDYDVFARRALVPQRRRMAVAARALLTSTGTPVTIPGPTVQPETR
- a CDS encoding deoxyribodipyrimidine photo-lyase codes for the protein MTASTAIVLLTRDLRVHDHPALATTCAAFDRVVPLYVLDPALADLSANRTRFLHQALAELRVELRERGGDLVVRHGDPVAETIRLAGEVGATAVALSADVSHYARRRERRLRAECERHRLHLRLFPGLTVVEPGALQPGGGGDHYRVFSPYHRSWAARQWREELAAPDHVALPGGVRVGSLPKPPAGESPDAAVGGERVARQRLTDWLPDLTRYDDQHDDMAGDDTSRLSPYLRFGCVSPLAVANRAGDRSGPFVRQLCWRDFYYQVTAAFPEISTAAYRRGATEQWRYDDDAVAAWAEGRTGMPIVDAGMRQLRTQGWMHNRARLITAGYLTKHLGQDWRVGVKVFFRWLLDGDVANNSGNWQWVAGTGNDTKPYRGFNPVRQAERYDPDGDYVRRWVPELAGVQGKAVHQPWRLPEALRRTLDYPPPLSVPGTDPVWLR
- a CDS encoding serine hydrolase domain-containing protein, encoding MHARFAPVRDCFHDLHASGRETGANLVVWYDGQPVVDLIGGHRAGAEPWRPDTLANVYSVGKPVVALCLLMLVDRGQVDLDAPVDRYWPEFRTPATVRQVLSHTAGLPAFPVPRPATTIADWALLTGDLAAADPEWQPGSVAGEHAWTYGHLVGELVRRVDGRSVGRFLAEEIAGPWRLDLGYGLTEADQRRCAEMRYGDPQWPVRMLGEPGSLRARALGNPAGGLDLAVLNSPLWRAAEMPAVNLHATASGLARLYTGLLAGGVLDGVRLLSPELVAEATRVQYDGPDLVLDRRAHWTLGMQWEPDGSWGMGGIGGSSAWADPERGYTLAYATAHLAEHDRVDELAEALHSCL
- a CDS encoding FAD-dependent oxidoreductase is translated as MADPELVDVVVVGLGVGGEEVAERLADAGLSVVGVERDLVGGECPYWGCIPSKMMIRAANALAEARRVDGLAGTAQVQPDWAPVAKRIREEATDTWDDTVAAERFVGKGGRLVRGSGRLDGPRRVRVGDQVFEARYGVVLGTGTRPSVPPIDGLADTPYWTNHQAIEVEKLPESLLVLGGGAIGLELAQVFARFGVRVTVVEALDRVLAVEEPEASEVAAAALRADGVEIHTGVRAERVEHDGTRFTLRGSGGAAYTADQLLVVTGRKAHLAELGLETVGLDGSSRFLPVDDRLHVTDHVWAVGDLTGEGAFTHIAMYQAGIVIADILARARQATAGADASGTSSVVGGAMGASSSLAASGSSGSAGTVPRADYRALPRVTFTDPEVGAVGLTERQARERGINVQVGFTKLSSSTRGWIHQVGDEGFIKLVADADQGVLIGATSVGPAGGEVLSALVVAVHAAVPLSQLRHMIYAYPTFHRAIETALRDLS
- a CDS encoding LacI family DNA-binding transcriptional regulator, yielding MTKRLTEVAKKAGVSEATVSRVLNGRDGVSEATRTAVLTALDVLGYERPTKLRGERARLVGLVLPELQNPIFPALAEVVTGTLAQRGYTPALCARTIGGVSEMDYVEMLLDHQVSGVIFAGGSYALADARHDHYRRLTDRGLPVVLVNAGVDELGFPRVSTDDAVAVEQAYGHLRSLGHERIGMVLGPEGHVPSRRKLDAMIRAAGWGEDDAECVQRSSFSMEGARVAATKLVERGVTGIICASDVLALGTIRAARRLGRSVPTDISVVGYDDSAFMTCTDPPLTTVRQPIETMGQAAVDLLVTQIEGAGVLQDELLFEPELVVRGSTAPAPGR